Part of the Tenacibaculum sp. SZ-18 genome, TAATTTTGCCCCAAAATACCACATTCTAAACCAGCATGACACGCTGCAACGTGTGGTTCTTCGCTATTCATTTTAAGATATAAACTTTTTAAAACTTTTAAAATGTCTGAATTCATATTTGGTAACCATCCAGGGTATGATCCAGAGAACTCTACATCAAATCCAGCTAATTCAAAAGTAGAACGTAAAGAGTTGGCTAAATCCCATTTGTTCGTCTCAGATGAAGAACGAGTTAAACAACCAATTTTAATTGCTCCGTCTTTGACAATAACTCTAGCGATATTATTTGAAGTTTCAACTAAATCAGCAATATCAGGGCTCATTCTGTAAACTCCATTTAAAGCTGCGTAAACCGATTTTATTAATCCCATTTGAACTCCTAAATCCATAACAAATTCTGGAGATGAAACTTCTTTAAATTCAATTAATAGGTTTGGTTCTAAAGAAGAGAATTCTGATGTAATATCATTAATTAATTCATTTAATTCAAACAAGAAAGGTTCTTTTGAAACCGTATCAATTACAACAGTAGCAAAACTTTCCCGAGGAATAGCATTGCGTAAACTTCCACCGTTAATTTCAGAGATTCGTAAACCATAATTTGTAAATCCATCAAACAACAAACGATTCATAATTTTATTGGCATTACCTAACCCTTTATGGATATCCATTCCAGAGTGTCCTCCATTTAATCCAGTTACCGAAAGTTCAAATGCGATAGTGTTTTCAGGTGTTTTTTCTTGCTCATAAGTTCTTGTTGCTGTAATATCTACACCACCAGCACAACCGATCCCAATTTCATCATCTTCTTCCGTGTCTAAGTTTAATAATATTTCTCCTGTTAAAATTCCACCTTCAAGTCCCATTGCACCAGTCATTCCAGTTTCTTCATCGATTGTGAATAAAGCTTCAATTGCCGGATGAGCAATATCAGTTGATGATAAAACTGCCATAATAGATGCAACTCCTAAACCATTATCTGCTCCTAAAGTAGTCCCTTTAGCTTTTACCCAGTCTCCATCTATGAACATTTTGATTCCTTCAGTATTAAAATCAAAATTTGTATCTGCGTTTTTTTGGTGAACCATATCTAAATGACTTTGCATTACAATGGTTTTTCTATTTTCCATTCCAGCAGTAGCTGGTTTTTTGATAATTACATTTCCAACTTTGTCAACAAAAGTTTCAAGGTTTAATTTCTTTCCAAAGTCTACCATAAATTGAATCACTCGTTCTTCTTTTTTAGAAGGGCGAGGAACAGCGTTTAAATCTGCGAAGTGATTCCAAACAACTTTTGGTTCTATATCTTTAATTTCTATGCTCATCTTGTTGAAGTTTATTTGACGAATCAAAGGTACATTTTAAGATAGTAACAAACAAAGACAACAGTACGTTTTATCTTTTCTCTTCTTGTAGATTGTTGTAATTTCGCAATATGGATTTTTCTTCAAAACTTCTTGAAAATGCAGTGAACGAGGTGAGTAGATTACCGGGTATAGGAAAGCGAACTGCATTGCGATTAGTGTTACATTTATTAAAGCAACCAAAGGATAATACAAAGTATTTAGCTGAAGCACTTACGCAATTGCGAAATGATGTAAAGTCATGTAGAAAATGCCATAATATTTCAGATACAATTATATGTGATATTTGTAGTAATCCTAATAGAAAGGAAGAGTTGGTTTGTGTGGTTGAAGATATTCGCGATGTCATGGCAATTGAAAACACAGGACAGTTTCGAGGTTTGTATCATGTGTTAGGAGGAAAGATTTCACCAATAGATGGTGTAGGACCTCAAAATTTAAATATAGAGTCTTTAGTAGATAAAGTTAAAAGTGGTGAAGTTAAGGAGTTAATCTTTGCCTTGAGTTCTACAATGGAAGGAGATACCACGAATTTTTACATTTATAAACAAATTGAAAAATATAATATAACGACATCTACAATTGCGAGAGGAATTTCTGTGGGAGATGAGTTAGAATATGCTGACGAAGTAACTTTAGGTAGAAGTATAATTAATCGTATACCTTTTGAACAATCAATAAAAGGATAAAAATTATTGCGAATCTTTATCCTTTTAGATCATTTTAATTTATTGAACTTTATTGTTTTGCCCAAGTAAATTTTCCAATAATCATATCTTGGTTTTCATTAGTAAAACTAATTGGAGCATCTGTGCCCGATGTAAATCCGTGTCTTTTTATATAGTACGTTCCATCATCATTATTAGTCCACTCTCCATTGTAAGAGTTTTGTGAGTCTAAAGTACATTCATTATTTATTGTACTATGTTGAGTAAAGGTAAACTTACCATCATTCGTAAAGATATATCTACTTTGAGCTGAACAAGAGTTTACATCGAAACCGTTTTCTTTTGATAAATTCCAGACACCAATTATTGGGTCTAATGTTTGTCCAGGATCAGTTGTATCTCCCCCATCAGAAGAGCTGTTAGAAGAACAAGAGATAAAAGAAATAAGTGCAAATGAAATTAAAATGAATTTTTTCATGTTTAGGGGATTTAAAAATTAAAAAGGGAAAGATAAATAATTAACTCAAATTACCATCATCTTCTTTGTTCTTTTCAATTAATGATTTTTCATACTTATCCCAACTCTTTTTAGCTCTAATTTTTTTGTAAAGTCTAACACTTATCATAAGTAAAACAGAAACTAAAATAATTCCAACAACACCCCAAATCCAATTAATTGCATTTTTTAGAACCACTAAAAATACAACAGCAAAAAGGATGATTGTTGCAACTTCATTCCAAATTCGAAGTTTTAGCGAGCCATATTTTACTTTGTTTCTCTGAAATTGTTTGTACATAGAATGACATTTTCCATGATAAAAATAAAGAGCTAAAACAAAAGATAGTTTCACATGCATCCATGGCATTTCCAAATAAACTGGGTTTTCAATAAGCATCCAAAATGCGAAAATACTAGCTAAAATAGCAGAGGGCCAAGTAATAATATACCAAAGCCTTTTTTCCATTAATTTATATTGTGTTTGGAGTATTTCCTTTGCAGGTTCTTCTTTCTTTTCAGCTTCTGCATGATAAATAAAAAGACGAACAATGTAAAATAACCCAGCAAACCAAGTTACTACGAAAATAATATGAAGTGATTTAACGTATAAAAAATCCATATTTAGTTATCTTTAAACTCGTTAATCCATTTCGCTAAAACAGCTACCCATTCATCATTATCGTTTATACAAGGTACTGTATGGAATTCTTCTCCACCTGCTTCAATAAACTCCTCTTTACCTTCCATAGCTATTTCCTCTAATGTTTCTAAACAGTCTGAAACGAATGCAGGAGTAACAATGGCTAACTTCTTAATTCCGTCTTTTTCCGCTTTTTTAACTAGTGTTCTGTCTGTATACGGTTGTAGCCAAGGGTCGACTCCTAAACGAGATTGAAAGGTAGTTGTAACTTTATCTTCAGCTAAACCTAATTCGTTAATAACGTTTTTGGTAGTTTGAAAACATTGGTGTCTATAACAAAATTCGTGTGCTTTAGAAGGTGCATTACAACAACTTCCATCTATTTTACAGTGAGATTTTGTAATATCTGACTTACGAATATGACGTTCTGGAACTCCATGATATGAGAACATAATATGATCATAATCTTTGTCAGATAAATAATCTTTTATACTGTTTGAAAGAGCTTTTATATACTCTGGTTTGTTGTAAAAAGCAGGTACGTCTGTTATTTTCATGTCTGAGAAAAATTCTTTTCTTAATTCTTCTGCCAACACAACAATTGTTTCTGTAGTTGCCATAGCAAATTGTGGATACAAAGGAATCATTAAAACATCTCTAACGCCTTTATCATGTAGCTCCTGTAAGCCAGATTTTAAAGAAGGATTTCCATATCGCATCGCTAAGGCTACAGGTAATTCTGTTTGATCTTGAACTTTTGCTTGTAATCTTTCTGAAAGAACAATCAATGGTGAACCTTCTTCCCACCAAATTTTTTGATAAGCTGCTGCCGATTTTTTCGGACGTGTATTCAAAATGATACCTCTAACAAGAAAAGCTCTTAACCAATAAGGAACGTCAATAACGCGTTCGTCCATTAAAAACTCATCTAAATATTTCTTTACATCTTTAGGATTTGTGCTGTCTGGTGATCCTAAGTTTACTAATAAAACTCCTTTCATTTTTTATAATTTATCGGATACAAGATTTGTCTGTAATACTAAATCTATTTTTACCAATTGTGTTTTTGTTTAATTTTTGTAGTGATAATTCTTTTACAAGAACTAAATATTTTAAAGCTTTCTTATTATAGTTTTTATAACAATCATAGTTTTTTGAATCTTTCTTACTAACTAAACTATAAGTGAAATTATATTTTTTCTGGTATTTAAGATCATTTTGAGATAATTCATACTCTTGAAAAACATACAATTTTAGCTTGTCGCTTTTCCAATCTTGACCTACCATTTTTTGAGTTATAGAACATTCACCATGAAAAGAAATTGATTTAGGTCTCTTTCTTTGACTCCATTTGTTTTTGTAAGTATATCTTTTAACTAAACTATCATTTATGAAAAAGTTTAATAAATATTCTGTTTGCTGTTTTTCAATAGGTAATTCAAATAATCCCTTTTTATCGATTGTTGATTTTCCGGAAAACCCATCTACTGAAACTAGTATAACTGGAAACTGCTCCTTGAAACTTTCTGAAGTAATAAGTTTGCCTTTAATAGTATTTTGACTATAAAGACTTAACGTAAAAAATAAAAATATCAAGAATAGGTATTTCATGTATATTCTAACTTCTAACTTCTAACTTCTAACTTCTAACTTCTAACTTCTAACTTCTAACTTCTAACTTCTAACTTCTAACTTTGATTTTAACTGATTCGTTGTTTCGTATAATGTAATTGCTAAACTATGAATGACATTCATACTAGAATTACGTCCATACATTGGAATAGAGACAGTTGCGTCAACTAAATCGATGTTTTCTATTCCGTTTCTTTCACTACCTAAAAGTAATACCAATTTTTCATGATTTTTAAAATCAAAATCTTGAATAGTTATACTCTTATCAGTAATTTCAATGCCAATTATGGTGTTGCCTTCTTCTTTTAATGTACTCATCAAGTTGTTGAAATCACTGTATTGTTCTGATTCAATTTGATTCAAAGTATTTCTAGCAGTTTTTTTTACAATTCTGTTGTCCATAGAAGGAGAACTTTCATGTAAATATATTTTTTGAACACCAAAACTTTCCGCAATTCTAAAGCACATTCCGATATTTTCTGGAGTGCGAATTGCATCACAAACAATAGTGATAGGGAATTTAGTTTCGTTGTTTTCTATTTCGTAGTGTGTAAGTTGTTTCATTTAACTATTTAAAGATAAAACGTATTGCTTAGGAGTAGTTCCAAATTTCTTTTTAAAGGCGGCTATAAAATGACTTGCTGTACTGTATCCCACTTGAAGTCCAACTTCATTCACATTATACTGATTACTCTCCAGTAATTTACGTGCGTGTTCCATTTTATAATCGAATAAAAAGCTATAAACAGTATCACCATAAACTTGTTTAAAACCTTCTTTTAGCTTTTTTAAGTTTAATCCAGTTTCGTTCGATAATTCCTGTAGAGTAGGAGGTTCTGCCATGCGAGAAATTATAATGTCTTTTGCTTTTCTAATTTTTGAAACATCACGTTCATCAACTAAAAACGGACAATAGTCTCCTTCAATAGATTCGTCTTTTTGAAAATACAGACTTAATAATTCATATATCTTTCCTTTGATGTATAATTCTCGTAACGAACTATTCACATTGGCATTAATAATTTGCTTTAATACAATTAGAACAGTTGGTTTGATAGTGGCATTATCGTAGTACTTTCTGTTCTTATTTTCGTCACTTAAGAATGAAATATAACCTGCTTCTTTAGAAAATAAAGAGTGAAACTTTTTTATAGAAACTAATAGAGAAACCAACGAGCTTTTCGGTTGAATCTCTAAATTCAAAGGAAGATTTTGTTGTGGATTGTATAATAAAATTGAATGCTCTTCTAAAACATCAAAAGTATAATTACCATTATTAAAGTGGAATTTCGCATTTCCATGAATACAAAAATGTAATTGGATAAAAGAGCTATCTATTTCTCGTTCAAAACGTTGGGTTTTCATTGTGTCGTTCGAGAACTCTAATAGCATAAATCCATTTTCTAAATTGGTTTCAACAAAAGTGCTTTCAGCGATATTTTTCAAGATAATGATTTTTTAATTTAAAGACTCTTTTATTTAGAATAGTTCTAGATAATTAACATCTGATTCCCCGATTATACTACAAAAGTAAAGAAAATCAACTGTTTTCTGAAAAAATAACATATAAAAACCAAAAACGACATTTTAAGTTCTTCTAGCGATATTTTTATCTAAACTAACTTTATATTTTTGTCGAGGTTTTGTGTAAAATATAAAATATTGGAAAGTACAACACATAAAAATTTTTACAGTATTGGAGTAAGCTACATAAAAGCAGATGCGCAAACTCGGGGTAAGTTTTCTTTAGCTGCTGATGATAAAATAGCTTTATTAAATGAGGCAAAGTTAAAAGGCTTTGAAGGAGTATTTGTGTTATCTACTTGTAATCGAACAGAAATTATAGGTTTTGCAGAGCATCCTTTTCAATTAATTAGCATGCTATGTAAGCATTCAAACGGCTCCGTTGAAGAATTTGCCAAAATATCTTATGTGCATAAAAATCAAGAAGCAATTCAACATTTATTTCATATAGGAACTGGATTAGATAGTCAAATACTTGGAGATTATGAGATAGTCGGTCAATTGCGAACTGCTTTTAAAATTGCTAAAGATCAAGGAACTACCAACGCCTTCATGGAAAGATTACTTAATAATGTAATGCAAGCCAGTAAGCGAGTTAAGAACGAAACAAAACTGAGTTCAGGAACGACATCTGTTTCTTATGCAGCAGTTCAATACCTGATTGATAATCTAGACGATTACCAAAACAAGAATATTTTGGTGTATGGATTAGGTAAAATGGGTAAACATACTTGTAAGAATTTAACAGAGTACGCACAAAACAAACAAGTTACTATAATAAATAGAACGGAACAGAAGGTTGATACATTTATCAAAGAATATCCATCAATTAAAAAAGCTAAAATTGAAGATTTAACAAATGAAATTGATAAGGCAGATATTTTAATTGTTTCTACAGGAGCAGCAGAAGCCACTGTTACTTTAGAAAATATTCCTTTAGATCGTAATCTTTTAATCTTAGATTTATCAGTTCCTGCAAATGTAGATTCAAGTATTAAAAATCTCGAGAATGTTAAGTTGGTTAATGTTGATGAACTTTCAAAAGTTACTGATGAAACATTAGCAAAGCGTAAGGATGAAATTCCTTATGCTAAACAAATTATACAAGAGCATAAACAAGAATTTAACGAATGGTTAAATCATCGTCGTTTTACACCAGCAATTAATGCTTTGAAACAATCTCTTGAGGTAATTCAAAGAAATGAAATAAATTTTCATAAAAAAAAGATTGATAATTTTGATGTAGATCAAGCGGAGGCAATTACATCACGATTTATTCAAAAAATAACTACACAATTTGTAAAACACTTAAAAACAGAAGAAACTTCTGTGAATCAGAGCATACAAGTAATGGCAAAAGTGTTTGGCACAAATTTAGAAACAATTGATGCAGAAAATCATTAGAATCGGTTCTCGTGAAAGCGAGTTAGCTTTATGGCAAGCTAAAAAAGTTCAAAAATTATTAGAAGAACTAGAATACAATACTGAAATAGTTCCGATTAAGTCGACCGGTGATATAATTCTAGATAAGCCTCTTTACGAATTAGGAATAACAGGAATTTTCACGAAGAATTTAGATATAGCAATGTTAAATGGCGATATTGATATTGCTGTACATTCAATGAAGGATGTTCCTACAGTTTTACCAGAAGGAATAATTCAAGCTGCTGTTTTAAAGCGTGCAAATTATAACGATATCCTTGTATTGAAAGATAATGAAGAGTTTATGGCTCAGGCTGAAGGAGTAATCGCAACAAGTAGCTTACGTAGAAGAGCTCAATGGTTAAATCGTTATCCGACTCATAAAATTGAAGATTTAAGAGGAAATGTAAATACTCGTTTACAAAAGGTTAAAGATAATGAATGGAACGGAGCTATTTTTGCTGCGGCAGGATTAGAACGTATCGGAAAAAGACCTAAAGGGGCAGTTAATCTTTCTTGGATGATTCCTGCTCCAGCGCAAGGTGCAATTATGGTTACAGCTCTCGCTAATGATGAGTTTTCTTTAGATGCTTGTAATCAATTAAATGATGTTGATACAGAAACTTGTACAACTATAGAAAGAGAGTTTTTGAATCGTTTAGAAGGTGGGTGTACAGCTCCTATTGGAGCTTTAGCTTATATTAATGAAGTTGATAAAGAGTTGGTTTTTAAAGGTGTTTTATTGAGTAGAGATGGGAAAAAGAAAATTGAGGTAAGTAAGAAAGTACCAATTGGAAGACATAAATATGTCGCAAAAGATTGTGCTAATTACATTATTGATAGAGGAGGGAAGTTGATAATGATAAATGATCTTGGAGTAGAGAAAGAATTCTCTATTTTTTCCACTAGAAAGCTTTCCGAAGTGCAGAAAAAATTACTTCCTACAACTGTAAAAGTTGAAGATAGTGACTTCATAAAAGTAAGATTCAATAGAATCGCACCAAAGTTCATAAAGGAAGAAATAGAAAATGTAATTATCACAAGTAAAAATGGAGTAGAAGCACTTTTACACAATTTTACAGCTGATCAAATACAGTTTAAAAAAATATTTTGTGTAGGCAGAAGAACCAAAAAGCTTATTGAACAAAAAATTGGTAAAGTAGTTTTTTCTGCAAGAAATGCTGAAAAGTTATCAAAGTACCTTGCAGAAGAAATCTCAGGACAAGAAGTAACTTATTTCTGTAGTGATTTACGATTAGATACATTACCAATAAAGCTTAAAGAAAATAATATTTCAGTTACCGAAGTTGAAGCGTATAAAACCATGTACAGTCCAATAAAAGTTGATGATAGCGTAAATGGTGTTTTATTTTATAGTCCGTCCACCGTCGAGAGTTACATGAGAGAAAATAAAACTGATAAAATCGCTTTTTGTATTGGTGATACCACAGCAAAAGAAGCTTCTAAATATTTTTCAGAAGTAAAAATTGCAAAATTACCAACTGTTGAAAGTGTTATTGAGTTAGTGAATACCCATTTTGTAAAAGAATAAAGAATGTTCAGAAGACCAAGAAGAAACAGAAAATCTGCTGCAATTAGAGCAATGGTTGAAGAAACAACATTATCTGTAAATGATTTTATTTATCCTGTGTTTTTGATAGAAGGTTCAGGTAAAAGAGAAGAGATTGTTTCTATGCCAGGTATTTATCGATATACTCTGGATTCATTAATGGATGAGATTCAGGAATGTGTTGACCTAGGAATTAAAGGTTTTTGCGTTTTCCCTTCTTTAGGTGATGATAAGAAAGACAAGTATGCAACGGAAGGTCATAATCCAGAAAGTTTATATAATACAGCATTAAAGCAGATTAAAACTAAATTTCCAAACATTGCTTTAATGACAGACATAGCTATGGATCCTTATTCAAGTGATGGTCATGACGGAATTGTAGAAAATGGAGAAATACTAAATGATGAAACTCTAGATATATTAGGTAAAATGGCATTGGCTCAAGCCAAAGCAGGAGCAGATATTCTTGGACCTTCAGATATGATGGACGGCCGAGTAGGTTATATTAGAGATATTCTTGATAAAGCTGGATATACTCATGTTTCAATTATGTCTTATACAGCAAAATATGCTAGTGCTTTCTACGGACCATTTCGTGATGCTTTAGATTCAGCACCTAAATTTGGAGATAAAAAGACATATCAAATGAATCCTGCTAACAAGAATGAAGCTTTAGTAGAAGCAGATTTAGATATTTCAGAGGGAGCAGATATGATTATGGTAAAGCCGGCTTTAGCGTATTTAGATATCATCAAATTATTGAAAGATAACTATAACGTTCCAATTACAGCCTATAATGTTAGTGGAGAATATGCAATGTTAAAAGCAGCATCTGAGAAAGGGTGGCTTGATGGGGAAAAAGTAATGATGGAAAGTTTGTTGAGTATAAAAAGAGCAGGAGCAGATATAATCCTTACATATTTTGCAAAAGAGGCTGCTCAAATTTTAGCTCAAAAGTAAATGAATTCGTTATCAGTAGCTGGAAATGTAATACCTCCGTTATATGATTTAATCATTGAAAAAGGATATAAAAT contains:
- the hemH gene encoding ferrochelatase encodes the protein MKGVLLVNLGSPDSTNPKDVKKYLDEFLMDERVIDVPYWLRAFLVRGIILNTRPKKSAAAYQKIWWEEGSPLIVLSERLQAKVQDQTELPVALAMRYGNPSLKSGLQELHDKGVRDVLMIPLYPQFAMATTETIVVLAEELRKEFFSDMKITDVPAFYNKPEYIKALSNSIKDYLSDKDYDHIMFSYHGVPERHIRKSDITKSHCKIDGSCCNAPSKAHEFCYRHQCFQTTKNVINELGLAEDKVTTTFQSRLGVDPWLQPYTDRTLVKKAEKDGIKKLAIVTPAFVSDCLETLEEIAMEGKEEFIEAGGEEFHTVPCINDNDEWVAVLAKWINEFKDN
- the hemA gene encoding glutamyl-tRNA reductase, yielding MESTTHKNFYSIGVSYIKADAQTRGKFSLAADDKIALLNEAKLKGFEGVFVLSTCNRTEIIGFAEHPFQLISMLCKHSNGSVEEFAKISYVHKNQEAIQHLFHIGTGLDSQILGDYEIVGQLRTAFKIAKDQGTTNAFMERLLNNVMQASKRVKNETKLSSGTTSVSYAAVQYLIDNLDDYQNKNILVYGLGKMGKHTCKNLTEYAQNKQVTIINRTEQKVDTFIKEYPSIKKAKIEDLTNEIDKADILIVSTGAAEATVTLENIPLDRNLLILDLSVPANVDSSIKNLENVKLVNVDELSKVTDETLAKRKDEIPYAKQIIQEHKQEFNEWLNHRRFTPAINALKQSLEVIQRNEINFHKKKIDNFDVDQAEAITSRFIQKITTQFVKHLKTEETSVNQSIQVMAKVFGTNLETIDAENH
- the recR gene encoding recombination mediator RecR — translated: MDFSSKLLENAVNEVSRLPGIGKRTALRLVLHLLKQPKDNTKYLAEALTQLRNDVKSCRKCHNISDTIICDICSNPNRKEELVCVVEDIRDVMAIENTGQFRGLYHVLGGKISPIDGVGPQNLNIESLVDKVKSGEVKELIFALSSTMEGDTTNFYIYKQIEKYNITTSTIARGISVGDELEYADEVTLGRSIINRIPFEQSIKG
- the hemC gene encoding hydroxymethylbilane synthase — encoded protein: MQKIIRIGSRESELALWQAKKVQKLLEELEYNTEIVPIKSTGDIILDKPLYELGITGIFTKNLDIAMLNGDIDIAVHSMKDVPTVLPEGIIQAAVLKRANYNDILVLKDNEEFMAQAEGVIATSSLRRRAQWLNRYPTHKIEDLRGNVNTRLQKVKDNEWNGAIFAAAGLERIGKRPKGAVNLSWMIPAPAQGAIMVTALANDEFSLDACNQLNDVDTETCTTIEREFLNRLEGGCTAPIGALAYINEVDKELVFKGVLLSRDGKKKIEVSKKVPIGRHKYVAKDCANYIIDRGGKLIMINDLGVEKEFSIFSTRKLSEVQKKLLPTTVKVEDSDFIKVRFNRIAPKFIKEEIENVIITSKNGVEALLHNFTADQIQFKKIFCVGRRTKKLIEQKIGKVVFSARNAEKLSKYLAEEISGQEVTYFCSDLRLDTLPIKLKENNISVTEVEAYKTMYSPIKVDDSVNGVLFYSPSTVESYMRENKTDKIAFCIGDTTAKEASKYFSEVKIAKLPTVESVIELVNTHFVKE
- a CDS encoding lipocalin family protein, which codes for MKKFILISFALISFISCSSNSSSDGGDTTDPGQTLDPIIGVWNLSKENGFDVNSCSAQSRYIFTNDGKFTFTQHSTINNECTLDSQNSYNGEWTNNDDGTYYIKRHGFTSGTDAPISFTNENQDMIIGKFTWAKQ
- a CDS encoding CopD family protein produces the protein MDFLYVKSLHIIFVVTWFAGLFYIVRLFIYHAEAEKKEEPAKEILQTQYKLMEKRLWYIITWPSAILASIFAFWMLIENPVYLEMPWMHVKLSFVLALYFYHGKCHSMYKQFQRNKVKYGSLKLRIWNEVATIILFAVVFLVVLKNAINWIWGVVGIILVSVLLMISVRLYKKIRAKKSWDKYEKSLIEKNKEDDGNLS
- a CDS encoding aminoacyl-histidine dipeptidase translates to MSIEIKDIEPKVVWNHFADLNAVPRPSKKEERVIQFMVDFGKKLNLETFVDKVGNVIIKKPATAGMENRKTIVMQSHLDMVHQKNADTNFDFNTEGIKMFIDGDWVKAKGTTLGADNGLGVASIMAVLSSTDIAHPAIEALFTIDEETGMTGAMGLEGGILTGEILLNLDTEEDDEIGIGCAGGVDITATRTYEQEKTPENTIAFELSVTGLNGGHSGMDIHKGLGNANKIMNRLLFDGFTNYGLRISEINGGSLRNAIPRESFATVVIDTVSKEPFLFELNELINDITSEFSSLEPNLLIEFKEVSSPEFVMDLGVQMGLIKSVYAALNGVYRMSPDIADLVETSNNIARVIVKDGAIKIGCLTRSSSETNKWDLANSLRSTFELAGFDVEFSGSYPGWLPNMNSDILKVLKSLYLKMNSEEPHVAACHAGLECGILGQNYPEMDMISFGPNIRGAHSPDERAQISSMQKFWKFLLEILKNIPSAN
- a CDS encoding TrmH family RNA methyltransferase, giving the protein MKQLTHYEIENNETKFPITIVCDAIRTPENIGMCFRIAESFGVQKIYLHESSPSMDNRIVKKTARNTLNQIESEQYSDFNNLMSTLKEEGNTIIGIEITDKSITIQDFDFKNHEKLVLLLGSERNGIENIDLVDATVSIPMYGRNSSMNVIHSLAITLYETTNQLKSKLEVRS
- a CDS encoding AraC family transcriptional regulator; translated protein: MLKNIAESTFVETNLENGFMLLEFSNDTMKTQRFEREIDSSFIQLHFCIHGNAKFHFNNGNYTFDVLEEHSILLYNPQQNLPLNLEIQPKSSLVSLLVSIKKFHSLFSKEAGYISFLSDENKNRKYYDNATIKPTVLIVLKQIINANVNSSLRELYIKGKIYELLSLYFQKDESIEGDYCPFLVDERDVSKIRKAKDIIISRMAEPPTLQELSNETGLNLKKLKEGFKQVYGDTVYSFLFDYKMEHARKLLESNQYNVNEVGLQVGYSTASHFIAAFKKKFGTTPKQYVLSLNS
- the hemB gene encoding porphobilinogen synthase is translated as MFRRPRRNRKSAAIRAMVEETTLSVNDFIYPVFLIEGSGKREEIVSMPGIYRYTLDSLMDEIQECVDLGIKGFCVFPSLGDDKKDKYATEGHNPESLYNTALKQIKTKFPNIALMTDIAMDPYSSDGHDGIVENGEILNDETLDILGKMALAQAKAGADILGPSDMMDGRVGYIRDILDKAGYTHVSIMSYTAKYASAFYGPFRDALDSAPKFGDKKTYQMNPANKNEALVEADLDISEGADMIMVKPALAYLDIIKLLKDNYNVPITAYNVSGEYAMLKAASEKGWLDGEKVMMESLLSIKRAGADIILTYFAKEAAQILAQK